In the genome of Neodiprion pinetum isolate iyNeoPine1 chromosome 2, iyNeoPine1.2, whole genome shotgun sequence, one region contains:
- the DIP2 gene encoding disco-interacting protein 2 isoform X7, whose protein sequence is MAEFNIDVSKLPEDVREKLAELDLELSEGDITQKGYEKKRTRLLQQYTSKQQGGRLAPGIASPSGSAGSGNAANTNTAAARRGNRRLTRNESRYHSEVRQEAVQQALAAMQGRPKPSLPMPSKRTSVMARSPDRERRDSGESSSDEDSVVTEESPGAGGPTGTGLSDTSSTGSARDTPPPPRPPARRPPADITDIAEYAPHAYCNIQPPDVTHTTQSRRPGADRVNRYHVVEDNTGTTGRWKVSAKIQQLLNTLKRPKRRPLPEFYEDDDIELEIAANPKDPNAPKPEGGSMTSAVGEPLSVPSGLPRSLEAAIQRYGSASYKAPAATVLDPNGKPSVPLTYGKLLSRSHKIAYTLLNKALSRSGDCCLKPGDRIALVYPNNDPISFMCAFYGCLQAGIVPVPIEVPLTRRDAGSQQIGFLLGSCGIQVALTSEACLKGLPKTAAGEVVAFKGWPKLHWFVTEHLGKTPKDWMPPPRLTDDTPAYIEYTTDKDGSVMGVTVTRAAMLANCRALTMACGYTEGENAVCVLDFKREVGLWHSTLTSILNGMHVVFIPYALMKVSPASWMQMITKHRASVAVVKSRDLHWGLLATKDHKDISLSSLRLLLVADGANPWSLSSCDQFLSVFQSKGLRPDAVCPCASSSEALTVSVRRPGRAGVNATGRGVLSMSGLSYGVVRVDQENSLTSLTLQDCGQVMPGSVVVVVKMEGQPFICKTDEVGEICVHSSATGSQYWGLQGLTNNTFKVSPLLPDGTPQGEVEYARSGLLGFLGPGGLVFVCGSRDGLMTVTGRKHNADDIIATVLAVEPMKFIYRGRIAVFSVRVLRDERICVVAEQRPDCSEEESFQWMSRVLQAVDSIHAVGIYCLALVPPNYLPKTPLGGIHLSETKRRFLEGALHPANVLLCPHTCVTNLPKPREVHSAGDSVADVGPASVMVGNIVQGNRLASAQGRDMGILDEDSDSAKKYQFISEILRWRAASTSDHVIFTLLNAKGAIATSLSCSQLHKKAERIGNLLLDRGRINTGDHVALIFPPGIDLICAFYGCLYVGAVPVTIRPPHPQNLQTTLPTVRMIVDVSKSVLVLSNQNLLKLLKSKEANNVVDMKTWPTTLDMDDMPKKKLPVMYRAPTAEMLAYLDFSVSTTGMLAGIKMSHAAVTSLCRAMKLACELYPSRHIALCLDPYSGLGFALWCLSSIYSGHHSILIPPSEVEANPASWLSAVSQHRVRDTFCSYGVMELCTKGLGSSVHALKARGVSLACVRTCVVVAEERPRIALTTSFSKLFSALGLSPRAVSTSFGCRVNTAICLQGASSPEPSTVYVDLRALRNDRVSLVERGSPHSLCLMESGKLLPGVKVIIANPETKGQCGDSHLGEIWVQSSHNASGYFTIYGDESDYADHFNARLVTGNTGEVYARTGYLGFLRRTESVQQSAVGDTTGDSSASDAEGPPVDAELHDAVFVVGALDEAILLRGMRYHPIDIENSVMRCHKKIAECAVFTWTNLLVVVVELDGSESEALDLVALVTSAVLEEHHLVVGVVVVVDPGVVPINSRGEKQRMHLRDGFLADQLDPIYVAYNM, encoded by the exons GAGGCCGTCTGGCCCCAGGAATAGCGAGTCCCTCGGGCTCCGCCGGTTCAGGGAATGCTGCGAATACAAACACGGCAGCTGCCAGACGCGGAAATCGAAGACTTACGCGCAATGAAAGTCGCTACCATTCCG AGGTGCGCCAAGAGGCGGTCCAGCAGGCACTAGCCGCGATGCAGGGTCGTCCGAAACCCTCTCTCCCGATGCCGTCTAAGCGTACGTCGGTGATGGCCAGGAGTCCGGATCGAGAACGTCGCGACAGCGGCGAGTCGAGCAGCGACGAGGACAGCGTCGTCACCGAGGAGAGTCCCGGGGCTGGGGGACCGACTGGAACCGGTCTCTCGGACACGAGCAGCACGGGATCGGCACGAGACACGCCGCCGCCCCCGAGGCCGCCGGCCAGGAGGCCGCCCGCGGACATAACGGACATCGCCGAGTACGCACCCCACGCCTACTGCAACATCCAACCACCCGACGTGACGCACACGACGCAGTCCAGGAGGCCGGGTGCCGATCGGGTGAACCGGTACCACGTCGTCGAGGACAACACGGGGACCACTGGACGGTGGAAGGTATCGGCCAAGATCCAGCAGCTGCTGAACACACTGAAGAGACCGAAGCGGAGACCGCTGCCTGAGTTCTACGAGGACGACGACATCGAGCTGGAGATCGCGGCCAACCCGAAGGATCCTAACGCACCGAAACCAGAGGGCGGATCCATGACATCCGCCGTTGGTGAACCGCTTTCCGTTCCATCGGGACTGCCCAGGTCACTCGaagccgccattcaacggtacGGATCTGCCAGCTATAAGGCACCGGCCGCCACCGTTTTGGACCCCAATGGAAAGCCATCGGTACCTTTGACCTACGGGAAGCTACTCAGCAGGTCCCACAAGATAGCTTACACGCTGTTAAACAAGGCGCTCAGTCGGAGTGGTGATTGTTGTCTCAAACCCGGGGACCGGATAGCTCTCGTCTATCCGAATAATGATCCGATAAGCTTTATGTGCGCGTTTTACGGATGTCTTCAGGCTGGGATTGTTCCCGTTCCTATCGAGGTCCCGTTGACGAGACGCGACGCCGGTTCTCAGCAGATTGGATTTTTACTGGGTAGCTGCGGGATCCAGGTCGCTCTTACCAGCGAGGCTTGTCTAAAGGGGTTGCCCAAGACCGCTGCAGGCGAGGTTGTAGCGTTTAAGGGATGGCCGAAGCTGCACTGGTTCGTTACCGAGCATCTTGGAAAGACGCCCAAGGATTGGATGCCGCCGCCGAGGCTTACCGACGACACTCCTGCCTACATAGAGTACACTACCGACAAGGATGGATCCGTCATGGGAGTCACTGTCACCAGAGCAGCTATGCTGGCTAATTGCAGGGCTCTGACAATGGCCTGCGGTTACACGGAGGGCGAGAACGCCGTTTGCGTTTTGGATTTCAAGCGAGAAGTCGGATTGTGGCACAGCACTTTGACCAGTATTCTTAACGGCATGCACGTTGTCTTTATTCCTTACGCTCTGATGAAGGTCAGTCCCGCTAGCTGGATGCAAATGATTACGAAACATCGGGCAAGCGTCGCTGTCGTCAAGTCGAGAGACTTACACTGGGGTTTACTCGCTACCAAGGATCACAAGGATATTTCACTATCGTCGCTCAGACTGCTGCTCGTTGCCGACGGCGCCAATCCGTGGTCACTGTCATCCTGCGATCAGTTTTTGTCTGTCTTTCAATCCAAGGGTCTCAGACCAGACGCCGTCTGTCCCTGCGCTTCGTCCAGCGAAGCACTCACTGTATCGGTTAGGAGACCCGGACGTGCCGGTGTCAACGCCACTGGAAGAGGCGTATTGTCCATGTCTGGTTTGAGTTATGGAGTCGTACGTGTCGACCAGGAAAATTCTCTCACTTCGCTCACTCTTCAGGACTGCGGACAGGTTATGCCCGGAA GTGTCGTTGTGGTTGTCAAAATGGAAGGGCAGCCATTCATTTGCAAAACTGACGAAGTTGGAGAGATATGTGTACATAGTTCCGCGACGGGTAGCCAGTATTGGGGGCTCCAAGGATTGACTAACAACACGTTTAAAGTATCGCCTTTACTACCAGATGGAACGCCGCAGGGTGAAGTTGAATACGCAAGATCAGGACTGCTCGGTTTTCTCGGACCTGGAGGTCTCGTTTTTGTTTGTGGTTCGCGGGACGGCCTGATGACTGTTACGGGAAGAAAGCACAACGCGGATGATATTATCGCTACGGTACTCGCTGTTGAACCAATGAAGTTTATTTATCGAGGTAGAATCGCAGTCTTCAGCGTCAGGGTACTCAGAGATGAAAGGATATGCGTCGTCGCGGAACAGAGACCAGACTGCAGCGAAGAAGAG agttTCCAGTGGATGTCCAGGGTACTGCAAGCCGTCGACTCGATTCACGCGGTTGGCATTTATTGTCTCGCTTTAGTGCCACCTAATTATCTTCCCAAAACGCCTCTAGGAGGAATCCATTTGTCCGAGACAAAACGTCGTTTCCTCGAGGGAGCGTTGCATCCTGCAAATGTATTACTTTGTCCGCACACTTGCGTGACCAACTTACCAAAACCTCGCGAAGTACATTCGG CGGGGGATTCTGTTGCAGACGTCGGCCCAGCGAGCGTCATGGTTGGCAACATCGTACAGGGTAATCGGTTGGCTTCGGCACAGGGGCGCGACATGGGGATCCTTGACGAAGACAGCGATAGTGCTAAGAAG tacCAGTTTATATCCGAGATTCTTCGGTGGCGGGCCGCCAGCACCTCGGATCACGTGATATTCACGCTATTGAATGCAAAGGGTGCAATTGCGACGTCGCTCTCGTGTTCACAACTGCATAAAAAAGCAGAGAGGATTGGAAATTTACTGCTCGATCGTGGACGGATCAATACCGGGGATCATGTAGCGCTTATATTCCCTCCTGGTATAGATCTGATTTGTGCTTTTTACGGGTGCTTGTACGTCGGTGCTGTTCCGGTCACAATCAGGCCACCTCATCCACAGAATCTTCAAACTACTCTGCCAACTGTTAGAATGATCGTTGACGTCAGCAAATCCGTACTCGTATTATCTAATCAAAATCTGCTGAAGCTTCTGAAATCGAAG GAAGCAAACAACGTAGTCGACATGAAAACTTGGCCAACGACATTGGACATGGACGATATGCCGAAAAAGAAACTTCCCGTTATGTACAGGGCTCCGACAGCAGAGATGTTGGCGTATCTAGATTTTAGTGTATCAACAACGGGAATGCTTGCGGGAATCAAAATGTCGCATGCGGCAGTGACTTCGTTGTGTCGAGCGATGAAGCTCGCCTGTGAATTATACCCGTCGCGCCATATAGCTTTGTGTTTAGACCCGTACTCTGGTCTCGGATTTGCGTTGTGGTGTTTGAGCAGCATATACAGCGGCCATCATTCAATCCTCATACCGCCATCAGAG GTCGAAGCAAATCCGGCCTCTTGGTTGTCCGCCGTGAGCCAGCACAGGGTCAGAGACACTTTCTGTTCCTACGGTGTAATGGAGTTGTGTACAAAAGGTTTGGGCTCTTCGGTGCATGCTCTTAAAGCTCGCGGGGTCAGTCTCGCCTGTGTTAGAACCTGCGTTGTCGTTGCCGAAGAGAGACCACGAATAGCCTTGACGACCAGCTTCAGCAAACTATTTTCCGCACTTGGATTGAGCCCTCGTGCAGTCTCAACGTCTTTCGGCTGCAGAGTAAACACAGCCATATGTCTTCAG GGAGCATCTAGTCCAGAACCGTCAACAGTTTATGTAGATTTACGGGCGCTGAGGAACGACAGGGTTTCGTTGGTGGAAAGAGGCAGTCCGCACTCTCTCTGCTTGATGGAGTCAGGCAAACTTTTGCCAGGAGTGAAGGTGATCATCGCGAATCCGGAGACCAAGGGTCAGTGCGGGGACTCGCATTTAGGTGAAATATGGGTGCAGTCGTCGCACAACGCCAGCGGTTACTTCACGATTTACGGCGACGAAAGCGACTATGCGGACCACTTTAACGCTCGTCTCGTAACTGGAAATACCGGCGAAGTTTACGCGCGGACTGGATATCTCGGCTTCCTCAGGCGTACCGAGAGCGTCCAACAGTCTGCTGTCGGTGACACAACTGGGGACAGCTCGGCTTCCGACGCCGAAGGTCCGCCTGTTGACGCGGAACTCCACGACGCTGTATTCGTCGTTGGTGCTCTTGATGAGGCAATTTTACTCCGAGGAATGAGGTATCATCCCATCGATATCGAAAACAGCGTCATGAGGTGTCACAAGAAGATCGCTGAATG CGCCGTATTCACGTGGACGAATCTCCTGGTGGTCGTTGTCGAGTTGGACGGAAGTGAAAGCGAAGCCCTGGACTTGGTAGCTCTGGTGACAAGCGCTGTTCTTGAGGAACATCATTTAGTTGTCGGAGTAGTTGTTGTCGTCGATCCTGGCGTCGTACCAATAAACTCTCGCGGCGAGAAACAACGAATGCACCTTCGTGACGGTTTCCTTGCAGATCAATTAGACCCTATATACGTCGCGTACAATATGTGA
- the DIP2 gene encoding disco-interacting protein 2 isoform X9, giving the protein MAEFNIDVSKLPEDVREKLAELDLELSEGDITQKGYEKKRTRLLQQYTSKQQGIGGFGVGVGVGVGVGGGGGADGGGGAGNAVVGVVGPAERGGSGGTGYAGGGGGGGGGGGRPQPRARRTQRRVTHSEKRYHSEVRQEAVQQALAAMQGRPKPSLPMPSKRTSVMARSPDRERRDSGESSSDEDSVVTEESPGAGGPTGTGLSDTSSTGSARDTPPPPRPPARRPPADITDIAEYAPHAYCNIQPPDVTHTTQSRRPGADRVNRYHVVEDNTGTTGRWKVSAKIQQLLNTLKRPKRRPLPEFYEDDDIELEIAANPKDPNAPKPEGGSMTSAVGEPLSVPSGLPRSLEAAIQRYGSASYKAPAATVLDPNGKPSVPLTYGKLLSRSHKIAYTLLNKALSRSGDCCLKPGDRIALVYPNNDPISFMCAFYGCLQAGIVPVPIEVPLTRRDAGSQQIGFLLGSCGIQVALTSEACLKGLPKTAAGEVVAFKGWPKLHWFVTEHLGKTPKDWMPPPRLTDDTPAYIEYTTDKDGSVMGVTVTRAAMLANCRALTMACGYTEGENAVCVLDFKREVGLWHSTLTSILNGMHVVFIPYALMKVSPASWMQMITKHRASVAVVKSRDLHWGLLATKDHKDISLSSLRLLLVADGANPWSLSSCDQFLSVFQSKGLRPDAVCPCASSSEALTVSVRRPGRAGVNATGRGVLSMSGLSYGVVRVDQENSLTSLTLQDCGQVMPGSVVVVVKMEGQPFICKTDEVGEICVHSSATGSQYWGLQGLTNNTFKVSPLLPDGTPQGEVEYARSGLLGFLGPGGLVFVCGSRDGLMTVTGRKHNADDIIATVLAVEPMKFIYRGRIAVFSVRVLRDERICVVAEQRPDCSEEESFQWMSRVLQAVDSIHAVGIYCLALVPPNYLPKTPLGGIHLSETKRRFLEGALHPANVLLCPHTCVTNLPKPREVHSDVGPASVMVGNIVQGNRLASAQGRDMGILDEDSDSAKKYQFISEILRWRAASTSDHVIFTLLNAKGAIATSLSCSQLHKKAERIGNLLLDRGRINTGDHVALIFPPGIDLICAFYGCLYVGAVPVTIRPPHPQNLQTTLPTVRMIVDVSKSVLVLSNQNLLKLLKSKEANNVVDMKTWPTTLDMDDMPKKKLPVMYRAPTAEMLAYLDFSVSTTGMLAGIKMSHAAVTSLCRAMKLACELYPSRHIALCLDPYSGLGFALWCLSSIYSGHHSILIPPSEVEANPASWLSAVSQHRVRDTFCSYGVMELCTKGLGSSVHALKARGVSLACVRTCVVVAEERPRIALTTSFSKLFSALGLSPRAVSTSFGCRVNTAICLQGASSPEPSTVYVDLRALRNDRVSLVERGSPHSLCLMESGKLLPGVKVIIANPETKGQCGDSHLGEIWVQSSHNASGYFTIYGDESDYADHFNARLVTGNTGEVYARTGYLGFLRRTESVQQSAVGDTTGDSSASDAEGPPVDAELHDAVFVVGALDEAILLRGMRYHPIDIENSVMRCHKKIAECAVFTWTNLLVVVVELDGSESEALDLVALVTSAVLEEHHLVVGVVVVVDPGVVPINSRGEKQRMHLRDGFLADQLDPIYVAYNM; this is encoded by the exons AGGTGCGCCAAGAGGCGGTCCAGCAGGCACTAGCCGCGATGCAGGGTCGTCCGAAACCCTCTCTCCCGATGCCGTCTAAGCGTACGTCGGTGATGGCCAGGAGTCCGGATCGAGAACGTCGCGACAGCGGCGAGTCGAGCAGCGACGAGGACAGCGTCGTCACCGAGGAGAGTCCCGGGGCTGGGGGACCGACTGGAACCGGTCTCTCGGACACGAGCAGCACGGGATCGGCACGAGACACGCCGCCGCCCCCGAGGCCGCCGGCCAGGAGGCCGCCCGCGGACATAACGGACATCGCCGAGTACGCACCCCACGCCTACTGCAACATCCAACCACCCGACGTGACGCACACGACGCAGTCCAGGAGGCCGGGTGCCGATCGGGTGAACCGGTACCACGTCGTCGAGGACAACACGGGGACCACTGGACGGTGGAAGGTATCGGCCAAGATCCAGCAGCTGCTGAACACACTGAAGAGACCGAAGCGGAGACCGCTGCCTGAGTTCTACGAGGACGACGACATCGAGCTGGAGATCGCGGCCAACCCGAAGGATCCTAACGCACCGAAACCAGAGGGCGGATCCATGACATCCGCCGTTGGTGAACCGCTTTCCGTTCCATCGGGACTGCCCAGGTCACTCGaagccgccattcaacggtacGGATCTGCCAGCTATAAGGCACCGGCCGCCACCGTTTTGGACCCCAATGGAAAGCCATCGGTACCTTTGACCTACGGGAAGCTACTCAGCAGGTCCCACAAGATAGCTTACACGCTGTTAAACAAGGCGCTCAGTCGGAGTGGTGATTGTTGTCTCAAACCCGGGGACCGGATAGCTCTCGTCTATCCGAATAATGATCCGATAAGCTTTATGTGCGCGTTTTACGGATGTCTTCAGGCTGGGATTGTTCCCGTTCCTATCGAGGTCCCGTTGACGAGACGCGACGCCGGTTCTCAGCAGATTGGATTTTTACTGGGTAGCTGCGGGATCCAGGTCGCTCTTACCAGCGAGGCTTGTCTAAAGGGGTTGCCCAAGACCGCTGCAGGCGAGGTTGTAGCGTTTAAGGGATGGCCGAAGCTGCACTGGTTCGTTACCGAGCATCTTGGAAAGACGCCCAAGGATTGGATGCCGCCGCCGAGGCTTACCGACGACACTCCTGCCTACATAGAGTACACTACCGACAAGGATGGATCCGTCATGGGAGTCACTGTCACCAGAGCAGCTATGCTGGCTAATTGCAGGGCTCTGACAATGGCCTGCGGTTACACGGAGGGCGAGAACGCCGTTTGCGTTTTGGATTTCAAGCGAGAAGTCGGATTGTGGCACAGCACTTTGACCAGTATTCTTAACGGCATGCACGTTGTCTTTATTCCTTACGCTCTGATGAAGGTCAGTCCCGCTAGCTGGATGCAAATGATTACGAAACATCGGGCAAGCGTCGCTGTCGTCAAGTCGAGAGACTTACACTGGGGTTTACTCGCTACCAAGGATCACAAGGATATTTCACTATCGTCGCTCAGACTGCTGCTCGTTGCCGACGGCGCCAATCCGTGGTCACTGTCATCCTGCGATCAGTTTTTGTCTGTCTTTCAATCCAAGGGTCTCAGACCAGACGCCGTCTGTCCCTGCGCTTCGTCCAGCGAAGCACTCACTGTATCGGTTAGGAGACCCGGACGTGCCGGTGTCAACGCCACTGGAAGAGGCGTATTGTCCATGTCTGGTTTGAGTTATGGAGTCGTACGTGTCGACCAGGAAAATTCTCTCACTTCGCTCACTCTTCAGGACTGCGGACAGGTTATGCCCGGAA GTGTCGTTGTGGTTGTCAAAATGGAAGGGCAGCCATTCATTTGCAAAACTGACGAAGTTGGAGAGATATGTGTACATAGTTCCGCGACGGGTAGCCAGTATTGGGGGCTCCAAGGATTGACTAACAACACGTTTAAAGTATCGCCTTTACTACCAGATGGAACGCCGCAGGGTGAAGTTGAATACGCAAGATCAGGACTGCTCGGTTTTCTCGGACCTGGAGGTCTCGTTTTTGTTTGTGGTTCGCGGGACGGCCTGATGACTGTTACGGGAAGAAAGCACAACGCGGATGATATTATCGCTACGGTACTCGCTGTTGAACCAATGAAGTTTATTTATCGAGGTAGAATCGCAGTCTTCAGCGTCAGGGTACTCAGAGATGAAAGGATATGCGTCGTCGCGGAACAGAGACCAGACTGCAGCGAAGAAGAG agttTCCAGTGGATGTCCAGGGTACTGCAAGCCGTCGACTCGATTCACGCGGTTGGCATTTATTGTCTCGCTTTAGTGCCACCTAATTATCTTCCCAAAACGCCTCTAGGAGGAATCCATTTGTCCGAGACAAAACGTCGTTTCCTCGAGGGAGCGTTGCATCCTGCAAATGTATTACTTTGTCCGCACACTTGCGTGACCAACTTACCAAAACCTCGCGAAGTACATTCGG ACGTCGGCCCAGCGAGCGTCATGGTTGGCAACATCGTACAGGGTAATCGGTTGGCTTCGGCACAGGGGCGCGACATGGGGATCCTTGACGAAGACAGCGATAGTGCTAAGAAG tacCAGTTTATATCCGAGATTCTTCGGTGGCGGGCCGCCAGCACCTCGGATCACGTGATATTCACGCTATTGAATGCAAAGGGTGCAATTGCGACGTCGCTCTCGTGTTCACAACTGCATAAAAAAGCAGAGAGGATTGGAAATTTACTGCTCGATCGTGGACGGATCAATACCGGGGATCATGTAGCGCTTATATTCCCTCCTGGTATAGATCTGATTTGTGCTTTTTACGGGTGCTTGTACGTCGGTGCTGTTCCGGTCACAATCAGGCCACCTCATCCACAGAATCTTCAAACTACTCTGCCAACTGTTAGAATGATCGTTGACGTCAGCAAATCCGTACTCGTATTATCTAATCAAAATCTGCTGAAGCTTCTGAAATCGAAG GAAGCAAACAACGTAGTCGACATGAAAACTTGGCCAACGACATTGGACATGGACGATATGCCGAAAAAGAAACTTCCCGTTATGTACAGGGCTCCGACAGCAGAGATGTTGGCGTATCTAGATTTTAGTGTATCAACAACGGGAATGCTTGCGGGAATCAAAATGTCGCATGCGGCAGTGACTTCGTTGTGTCGAGCGATGAAGCTCGCCTGTGAATTATACCCGTCGCGCCATATAGCTTTGTGTTTAGACCCGTACTCTGGTCTCGGATTTGCGTTGTGGTGTTTGAGCAGCATATACAGCGGCCATCATTCAATCCTCATACCGCCATCAGAG GTCGAAGCAAATCCGGCCTCTTGGTTGTCCGCCGTGAGCCAGCACAGGGTCAGAGACACTTTCTGTTCCTACGGTGTAATGGAGTTGTGTACAAAAGGTTTGGGCTCTTCGGTGCATGCTCTTAAAGCTCGCGGGGTCAGTCTCGCCTGTGTTAGAACCTGCGTTGTCGTTGCCGAAGAGAGACCACGAATAGCCTTGACGACCAGCTTCAGCAAACTATTTTCCGCACTTGGATTGAGCCCTCGTGCAGTCTCAACGTCTTTCGGCTGCAGAGTAAACACAGCCATATGTCTTCAG GGAGCATCTAGTCCAGAACCGTCAACAGTTTATGTAGATTTACGGGCGCTGAGGAACGACAGGGTTTCGTTGGTGGAAAGAGGCAGTCCGCACTCTCTCTGCTTGATGGAGTCAGGCAAACTTTTGCCAGGAGTGAAGGTGATCATCGCGAATCCGGAGACCAAGGGTCAGTGCGGGGACTCGCATTTAGGTGAAATATGGGTGCAGTCGTCGCACAACGCCAGCGGTTACTTCACGATTTACGGCGACGAAAGCGACTATGCGGACCACTTTAACGCTCGTCTCGTAACTGGAAATACCGGCGAAGTTTACGCGCGGACTGGATATCTCGGCTTCCTCAGGCGTACCGAGAGCGTCCAACAGTCTGCTGTCGGTGACACAACTGGGGACAGCTCGGCTTCCGACGCCGAAGGTCCGCCTGTTGACGCGGAACTCCACGACGCTGTATTCGTCGTTGGTGCTCTTGATGAGGCAATTTTACTCCGAGGAATGAGGTATCATCCCATCGATATCGAAAACAGCGTCATGAGGTGTCACAAGAAGATCGCTGAATG CGCCGTATTCACGTGGACGAATCTCCTGGTGGTCGTTGTCGAGTTGGACGGAAGTGAAAGCGAAGCCCTGGACTTGGTAGCTCTGGTGACAAGCGCTGTTCTTGAGGAACATCATTTAGTTGTCGGAGTAGTTGTTGTCGTCGATCCTGGCGTCGTACCAATAAACTCTCGCGGCGAGAAACAACGAATGCACCTTCGTGACGGTTTCCTTGCAGATCAATTAGACCCTATATACGTCGCGTACAATATGTGA